From a region of the Lactuca sativa cultivar Salinas chromosome 4, Lsat_Salinas_v11, whole genome shotgun sequence genome:
- the LOC111882448 gene encoding uncharacterized protein LOC111882448, translated as MSQINAGGKSGAGSGIPTSNLGDSHGHTKECTYKDFLNSKSRSFDGTGGVIALTRWFEKTKSIFEICACPEDNKVKFAACIFTDRALTWWNGQVKSLTLPVANAMSWEDLKELMLTEYCPRGEMQKLEEELWNLKMKGSDITTYTERFSDLSLLCPGMVTPKSRKVERFIWGLTTQLKDAMPSTNKPPKESGGKKKFWNKCNGKSSQELSKKQQVVDVHAATTPAATSTTQTPASRYAGILPRCDRCNFDHHGPCREMLCNSYGKKGQTACFCITPAQLTNQAPGAGVGNPAIDVVKPGTSRETAQRKQLATRGECYLCARRRLSQTPP; from the exons ATGTCTCAAATCAATGCTGGTGGCAAAAGTGGGGCGGGTAGTGGTATCCCAACGTCCAATCTCGGTGACAGCCATGGTCACACCAAGGAATGTACATATAAGGACTTTTTGAATTCTAAGTCACGGTCCTTCGATGgaactggaggtgtcattgcctTGACTCGATGGTTTGAGAAGACAAAGTCAATCTTTGAGATATGTGCTTGCCCAGAAGacaacaaggtgaagtttgcagcaTGCATCTTCACCGACAGAGcgctaacttggtggaatggccaagtcaaatccctaactcttcCGGTGGCTAATGCCATGAGTTGGGAGGATCTAAAAGAACTAATGCTCACTGAGTACTGTCCACGAGGCGAGATGCAGAAGCtagaggaggaactctggaatttAAAGATGAAAGGCTCCGACATTACTACCTACACTGAGAGGTTCAGTGATCTATCTCTTCTCTgcccgggaatggtcaccccgaaGAGCAGGAAAGTAGAAAGATTCATATGGGGATTGACGACCCAACTCAAG GATGCCATGCCATCCACCAACAAACCACCTAAGGAGAGTGGTGGAAAGAAAAAGTTCTGGAATAAGTGCAATGGCAAGTCTTCGCAAGAActctccaagaaacaacaagtagtgGATGTGCATGCCGCTACTACTCCTGCCGCTACCTCCACAACTCAAACACCTGCCAGTAGATATGCTGGTATCCTCCCAAGGTGCGACAGGTGTAACTTCGATCATCACGGGCCGTGCCGTGAAATGTTGTGCAATAGCTATGGCAAAAAGGGGCAAACAGCTTGCTTTTGCATAACACCAGCCCAACTAACCAATCAGGCTCCTGGAGCGGGAGTTGGTAACCCTGCTATAGATGTGGTGAAACCgggcacttcaagagaaactgcccaaaggaAACAACTGGCAACACGGGGAGAGTGCTATTTATGTGCCAGGAGGAGGCTATCACAGACCCCACCATAG